In Paludibaculum fermentans, the genomic stretch TAGCCGCCATTGGCATCTGCCCAAAGGAAGCAGTGTGGCGCAAACCGCCGCACCGCGCGGGCGAGTTCCACGTCGAATTTCGGATCCGGAGCCACCTTGATATTGAAGTGCTGGTAGCCGCGCTGCCGGCCCTCGGCCAGGACGGTTTCGGCCTCGGCGATCGACTTGGTGTTGACGGTCCAGCTCAGCACCACCTTGGGCAGCGGCTTCCGCCCCCAAAGTTCGGGCAGGCTCTTGCCCGCCAGCTTGCCCGCGATGTCATGTAGGGCGAGGTCGATGCCCGCCTTGGCGATGGGCATGCCGGTGGAGAACGACGGCGCAATGGCTTTGTTCATCACGGCGTGCGCCCCCGCCAGGTCAGTGGGGTTCTTTCCGATCAGGGCTGGTGCCAGGTATCCGCGCAGCGCCGTGGTCACCGATTCCAGCGTCTCGTAGCTCCAGGTGGGCAGGGGTACGCTCTGCCCCCAGCCGAACGTGCCGTCCTCGCAGGTGACCTTGACGAATGCCGTCTGCCGCTCGGGCTTGGTGAAGAACTTGAAGTACCCATTGACCGGGTACCGTACCGGGAAAACTTCGATCGACCGGATGCCGGGCGCCGATGCTGCAGCGAGGCTGGCCAGGGGCAGGGAACCAGCGAAGACGCGTCTGGTCATCATGGGCATTTCTATCATATCCAGGACTAGTAGATCTTTTTTGGATTCCCGAGAAGGGCGGGATAATGGGGCGATGCCTCGCTTCGCGCTCTGTACGCTGCTGCTGTTTGGGAGTCTGCTGAAGGCTGCACCGCCGGTGCTGGTGATCGCCTTGGATGGGTTCCGCTGGGACTACGCCGAGCGGGAGAAGGCTCCGAATCTACTGGAGTTGAAGAGGCAGGGCGCGGCCGTCGAAAGCCTCATCCCCGCTTTCCCGTCCACCACCTTTCCGAACTTCTATGCCATGGCGACGGGCCTCTATCCGGAGCACCACAACGTGGTCGGGATGATGTTCCGCGACCGGGCTCAGCAGAAGAACTTCCAGTATTGGCGGAACTCCAGTGAGGGCGCCTGGTACGGCGGCACGCC encodes the following:
- a CDS encoding mandelate racemase/muconate lactonizing enzyme family protein — protein: MMTRRVFAGSLPLASLAAASAPGIRSIEVFPVRYPVNGYFKFFTKPERQTAFVKVTCEDGTFGWGQSVPLPTWSYETLESVTTALRGYLAPALIGKNPTDLAGAHAVMNKAIAPSFSTGMPIAKAGIDLALHDIAGKLAGKSLPELWGRKPLPKVVLSWTVNTKSIAEAETVLAEGRQRGYQHFNIKVAPDPKFDVELARAVRRFAPHCFLWADANGGYDTDTALTVIPKLKDAGVNVLEQPVAANRLSGFAAAKRQGALPIILDEGVVSVTDLEEFHKLGLLDGVAMKPARTAGLFDARRQVEYLEQNKLMFLGSGLTDPDVALAAALALYAAYGLKYPAALNGLQYLAGSFLKSPFQLKGGALRTPTGPGLGVEVDEEKVRKAAHD